Proteins co-encoded in one Salvelinus sp. IW2-2015 linkage group LG17, ASM291031v2, whole genome shotgun sequence genomic window:
- the LOC111976799 gene encoding transmembrane protein 204 encodes MAVQRLVAVAVMVALLSLVLNNVAAFTPSWVLQALEDGRKRNVGLWRMCTVMTGGERDRDEPGAGGGGRRGQGTQMPCEGLGWGSEYTGYQESRSTVKLQFDMMRACNLMATVALTAGQLIFLLGLMELPFVTQDSQWWEEAIAALFQLASFVLVIGLVTFYRIGPYTHLSYSCYVDIAACLLATLAAAMLIWNILHRRDDCLTPRVIVISRSLASNFHPRLDNDYVESPC; translated from the exons ATGGCCGTGCAGCGGCTGGTGGCGGTGGCGGTGATGGTGGCCCTGCTGTCCCTGGTACTCAACAACGTGGCAGCTTTCACCCCCAGCTGGGTGCTGCAGGCCCTGGAGGATGGACGCAAGCGCAACGTGGGGCTGTGGAGGATGTGCACTGTCatgactggaggagagagggaccggGATGAACCTGGGGCTGGGGGGGGCGGGAGGAGAGGTCAGGGGACTCAGATGCCGTGTGAGGGTCTGGGCTGGGGCTCGGAATACACAGGCTACCAGGAGTCCCGTAGCACCGTCAaat TGCAGTTTGACATGATGCGAGCGTGTAACCTGATGGCCACAGTGGCGTTGACGGCCGGTCAGCTGATCTTCCTGCTGGGCCTGATGGAGCTGCCCTTTGTCACCCAGGACTCCCAGTGGTGGGAGGAGGCCATCGCCGCACTCTTCCAGTTGGCCA gtTTTGTGCTGGTAATCGGCTTGGTGACGTTCTACCGGATCGGCCCGTACACGCACCTGTCCTACTCGTGCTACGTGGACATCGCCGCCTGCCTATTGGCCACTCTGGCCGCCGCCATGCTCATCTGGAACATCCTGCATCGCCGCGACGACTGCCTCACGCCCCGTGTCATTGTTATCAGCCGCTCGCTGGCGTCGAACTTCCACCCACGCCTCGACAACGACTAYGTGGAGTCGCCCTGCTGA